A stretch of the Aphis gossypii isolate Hap1 chromosome 2, ASM2018417v2, whole genome shotgun sequence genome encodes the following:
- the LOC114128767 gene encoding facilitated trehalose transporter Tret1-like, producing MLSESSYSGEMEKRPLLSSKKISVRRSLLASFLASVMSFASGTVVGGWTAPEHPETVGEKMFMMETMEQSSWVVSIYLIGALLGALPAGGLSRTFGRKKFLLSLAIPMTVGWLFIMFFVDNVYMILVGRFLCGLSLGAVTVAVPLYSCDVAPDVCRGRGGVFLDFMLCVGILYSYVASSLLGLYAFAFTCAIFPIVFCVLFWRMPESPLYLYSRGRYVDAKSALIWLNGEDFDITAAFDEFAKLQTEDDALPIEKNLQPAGRKGAFVKAVVLSLGLATAQRLSGAGAIIQYTAKLFSIAGSSVAPNTASIITGIFQLLGSGITIFLVDRVGRRKLLLVSSSVVVGCLAMLTLYFYFLNKGMLENSLKILPIIIVCTYISFFRLGLGPIPWFITTELIGADHSNRAQSCIVSYSWILSFVVMKTFVMLVDEWPVALWLGYTIISVIGYLFILFFIPETNNKHADEIRLSLAKTYHIHSS from the exons ATGTTGTCCGAATCGTCGTACAGTGGCGAAATGGAAAAACGGCCATTGCTCTCATCAAAAAAAATCTCGGTCCGGCGTTCTCTATTGGCGAGTTTTCTCG CTTCCGTGATGTCATTTGCTTCGGGAACCGTGGTCGGTGGCTGGACGGCTCCGGAACATCCCGAAACCGTCGGCGAAAAGATGTTCATGATGGAAACCATGGAGCAATCGTCGTGGGTCGTATCCATATACCTGATCGGCGCCCTCTTGGGCGCTCTCCCGGCCGGCGGGTTATCGCGAACCTTCGGACGCAAGAAGTTTCTTCTGTCGCTTGCGATTCCTATGACAGTCGGATGGCTGTTCATCATGTTCTTCGTGGATAAC GTGTATATGATTCTAGTGGGTCGTTTCTTGTGCGGATTGTCGCTTGGAGCAGTCACGGTGGCGGTGCCGCTTTACAGCTGCGACGTGGCGCCGGACGTGTGCCGCGGCCGCGGTGGCGTGTTCCTCGACTTCATGCTGTGCGTGGGAATCCTGTACTCGTACGTGGCTAGCTCCTTGCTGGGCCTTTACGCGTTCGCGTTCACTTGCGCCATCTTTCCGATTGTGTTCTGCGTCCTTTTCTGGCGCATGCCCGAATCGCCTTTGTACCTGTACAGCCGCGGCCGCTACGTGGACGCCAAATCGGCCCTCAT ATGGCTGAACGGAGAAGACTTCGACATTACTGCGGCATTCGATGAGTTCGCAAAATTGCAGACCGAAGACGATGCACTTCCCATCGAAAAGAACTTGCAACCCGCTGGAAGAAA gGGAGCTTTCGTGAAGGCGGTTGTCCTGTCATTGGGATTGGCTACCGCGCAAAGGTTGTCTGGTGCTGGAGCCATTATACAGTACACTGCAAAATTGTTCAGCATAGCTGGGTCGTCGGTGGCGCCGAACACAGCATCGATAATAACTGGAATTTTCCAGCTGCTCGGTTCGGGCATCACCATCTTCCTCGTCGACCGGGTGGGCCGCCGAAAACTTCTCCTCGTCTCGTCCTCAGTTGTGGTAGGATGCTTGGCCATGTTGACTCTGTACTTCTATTTCTTGAACAAAG GCATGTTGGAGAACTCCTTGAAAATACTACCGATAATCATAGTCTGTACGTACATCTCATTCTTCAGGCTCGGATTGGGACCGATACCATGGTTCATTACTACCGAGCTGATCGGAGCCGATCATTCAAATCGCGCGCAGTCCTGCATAGTCTCGTACTCGTGGATATTGTCGTTCGTAGTGATGAAGACGTTTGTCATGCTGGTCGACGAGTGGCCTGTGGCTTTGTGGCTGGGCTACACAATCATATCGGTTATTGGGTACCTattcatattgtttttcatacCCGAAACCAACAACAAGCATGCTGATGAAATCCGTTTGTCACTAGCAAAAACCTATCACATCCATTCGTCctga